A stretch of the Lactuca sativa cultivar Salinas chromosome 9, Lsat_Salinas_v11, whole genome shotgun sequence genome encodes the following:
- the LOC111886355 gene encoding EID1-like F-box protein 3, whose product MSANQRVRLSTSISGGSGSHESDFFNERVLLLVMESMKWDVQVLCRTASVCRRLRAMAKRLLWRELCLFRAPRITETLSNGVHSSRMGGGWPALAKLLFFCGDCEPSRNFVLSRPKPGHFVTETRFSKTSGRSFLMKRCRGDLLFVSDPCEHRVGDREDDLGVFRGVFRGFRESRTRACLIARQAALEERERCPYCGARVWSMTTAGLVPRNAAKRLGSHDGALEYFVCVNGHLHGTCWLAPLSSDEGVNGEDEEEYAMDGSDGTGNSSGGVTDGYYYDDPTVNTNGFGDDGFI is encoded by the coding sequence ATGAGTGCGAACCAGAGAGTGAGGCTGAGCACGTCCATTAGCGGTGGTTCCGGTTCACACGAATCGGATTTTTTTAACGAGAGAGTGCTTCTGTTAGTTATGGAATCGATGAAATGGGACGTTCAGGTGCTTTGCCGGACGGCGTCAGTGTGCCGGAGACTCCGCGCCATGGCGAAGCGGTTGTTATGGCGGGAGCTCTGTTTGTTCCGTGCGCCGAGGATAACAGAGACACTATCGAACGGTGTTCACAGTAGCCGGATGGGCGGCGGTTGGCCGGCGTTAGCTAAGCTGCTGTTTTTTTGCGGCGATTGCGAACCTAGTCGGAATTTTGTATTGAGCCGGCCAAAACCGGGGCACTTTGTTACAGAGACCCGGTTCTCGAAGACGTCCGGTCGGAGCTTCTTGATGAAACGGTGTCGTGGGGACTTGTTGTTTGTGAGCGACCCCTGTGAACACCGGGTTGGTGATCGAGAAGATGACTTAGGTGTTTTCCGAGGGGTATTCCGGGGATTTCGCGAGTCGAGGACACGTGCTTGTTTGATAGCGAGACAGGCGGCGTTAGAGGAGCGGGAGAGGTGCCCTTATTGCGGGGCCCGTGTTTGGAGTATGACCACTGCCGGCTTAGTTCCTAGGAATGCGGCTAAGCGGCTCGGCTCACACGACGGCGCACTGGAGTATTTTGTGTGCGTGAACGGACACCTTCATGGCACGTGCTGGTTAGCTCCGTTGTCATCAGATGAAGGAGTGAACGGTGAGGATGAAGAAGAGTATGCAATGGACGGTAGTGATGGGACCGGAAATAGCTCAGGTGGGGTCACGGACGGATATTATTATGATGATCCAACGGTCAACACAAATGGTTTCGGAGATGATGGTTTTATTTGA
- the LOC111886399 gene encoding isoamylase 2, chloroplastic: MISLSSATQPSYLTCGTIKVSKLIIADSCKYGRRVAQTPGRINVEQNLVFGLVAKNMIKDSCHARRISVLAASTFPVIQPANKLSTYLFRTEKGGHVKVITELKNDKYRVNLEVSPLHDNDDDVIMSWGIFRSDSSSLIPLESSDSGISETPFVNKSLNKLSTELEFDASLAPFHVSFLLKSHFGGEKIEIRSHRRTNFCFPVGIRSGSPAPLGLSYSADGSINFALFSRNAKGVILCLFENKSKENPALEFDLDPYVNRSGDIWHASMDSDMNFVSYGYRIRNSGQDKSYEHQVLLDPYAKVIGEKFIGEICKQPTFDWSDEIRPCLPMEKLMVYRLNVTDFTKDPSSNLSKEVGGTFLGVSEKLDHFRNLGVNAILLEPIVPYDKQVGPYFPSHFFSPRNPLTIQSLKEMVKRLHANGIEVLMEVVLTHTSQTASLTKIDRPSYYLSTKNELNCAHPVVQQLILDSLRNWVIEYHIDGFCFINASSMLRGFNGEILSRPPLIEAISFDPILSNTKLIADSFDPVQKSTKEIQFPHWKRWAEMNTEFFRDTRNYLRGETLVSNLATRICGSGDIFLNGRGPAFCFNFVSRNHGLTLVDSVSFSNTSELSWNCGEEGATKRKSVLETRLKQIRNYLFILYISLGVPVLNMGDECGQSSGGSVNRSDRKPFNWNALQTGFAIQTTEFISFLSALKIRRSDLLQRREFLKVENIDWYGTNLSLPNWEDPTSKFLAVSLKVEKEINRDDENMLDGDMFAAFNGGDEAVTATVPPPPADMAWVRLVDTSLPFPGFFSVTGDSIPEMMPGAPAYEVASHSCVLLEARRRIDG, translated from the coding sequence ATGATTTCATTATCCTCTGCAACTCAACCCTCTTACCTAACCTGTGGAACTATCAAAGTCTCCAAGTTGATTATTGCTGATAGTTGCAAATATGGTAGAAGAGTGGCACAAACACCAGGGAGAATCAATGTGGAACAAAACCTAGTTTTTGGATTAGTTGCTAAGAACATGATAAAAGATTCTTGCCACGCCCGTAGAATAAGTGTATTGGCTGCTTCAACTTTTCCTGTTATTCAACCTGCCAACAAATTATCCACTTATTTGTTTAGAACAGAAAAGGGTGGTCATGTGAAGGTTATTACCGAGTTAAAAAACGACAAGTATAGGGTGAATCTTGAAGTTTCCCCTTTGCATGACAATGATGATGATGTGATCATGAGTTGGGGCATATTTAGATCTGATTCATCATCACTAATCCCTCTGGAGTCGAGTGATTCTGGAATCTCTGAAACCCCTTTTGTGAATAAATCCTTAAACAAGCTTTCCACTGAATTGGAATTCGATGCAAGTTTAGCTCCCTTCCATGTTTCATTCCTATTGAAGTCTCATTTTGGTGGTGAAAAGATCGAGATCAGAAGCCATAGAAGGACAAATTTCTGTTTCCCAGTAGGCATAAGATCAGGATCTCCGGCTCCACTTGGCCTTTCATATTCAGCTGATGGCAGCATCAACTTTGCCCTTTTCTCAAGAAATGCAAAAGGTGTAATCCTATGTTTATTTGAAAACAAATCTAAAGAAAACCCCGCATTAGAATTTGATCTAGATCCTTATGTGAATCGATCGGGTGACATCTGGCATGCATCAATGGACAGTGACATGAACTTTGTGTCATACGGGTATCGAATCAGAAACAGTGGTCAAGACAAGTCTTATGAGCATCAAGTCCTATTAGATCCATATGCTAAAGTCATAGGAGAGAAGTTTATTGGTGAAATTTGTAAGCAGCCTACTTTTGATTGGAGTGATGAGATTCGCCCTTGTTTACCCATGGAGAAACTAATGGTTTATCGGTTAAATGTAACGGATTTCACAAAAGATCCATCTAGCAACTTGAGTAAAGAAGTTGGAGGGACATTTTTGGGTGTTAGTGAAAAGTTAGATCACTTCAGGAATCTTGGTGTTAATGCCATCTTATTAGAGCCAATAGTTCCATACGATAAACAAGTTGGACCATATTTCCCATCTCATTTCTTTTCACCACGGAATCCGTTGACCATTCAGTCATTGAAGGAGATGGTCAAGAGATTACACGCAAACGGAATCGAGGTGTTAATGGAAGTTGTCCTCACCCATACTAGTCAAACCGCGTCGTTGACCAAGATCGATAGACCTTCCTATTATCTTTCAACTAAAAACGAACTGAATTGTGCGCATCCTGTTGTTCAACAGCTGATTTTAGATAGTCTTAGAAATTGGGTGATTGAGTATCATATCGATGGGTTTTGTTTCATCAATGCTTCTTCAATGTTACGTGGATTTAATGGTGAAATTCTCTCTCGTCCACCTTTAATTGAAGCAATTTCTTTTGATCCTATACTTTCCAACACCAAACTTATAGCAGATTCTTTCGACCCAGTTCAAAAATCCACAAAAGAAATCCAGTTTCCACATTGGAAAAGATGGGCGGAAATGAACACGGAATTTTTCAGGGATACCAGAAATTATCTAAGAGGCGAGACTCTCGTTAGTAATCTCGCAACACGGATATGTGGGAGCGGTGATATCTTCTTAAATGGTCGTGGGCCCGCCTTTTGTTTCAATTTTGTGTCGAGAAACCACGGGTTGACTCTTGTTGACTCAGTGAGTTTTAGTAACACGAGTGAGTTAAGCTGGAACTGTGGGGAAGAAGGTGCTACGAAAAGGAAAAGTGTACTTGAAACTAGGTTGAAACAGATccgtaattatttatttattttatatatttctcTGGGTGTTCCTGTTTTGAATATGGGAGACGAATGCGGTCAATCGTCAGGGGGTTCGGTCAACCGAAGCGATCGGAAACCGTTCAATTGGAATGCATTACAAACCGGTTTCGCGATTCAAACGAcggaatttatttcatttttgagTGCGTTAAAAATCAGGCGAAGTGATCTTCTTCAGAGGCGGGAGTTTTTGAAGGTTGAAAATATTGACTGGTATGGGACAAATTTGTCCCTGCCAAATTGGGAAGATCCAACTAGCAAGTTTCTAGCGGTTAGTTTGAAGGTTGAGAAAGAAATAAACAGAGATGATGAAAACATGTTGGATGGTGACATGTTTGCCGCCTTCAATGGCGGAGATGAGGCGGTAACTGCTACTGTGCCGCCGCCTCCTGCTGACATGGCATGGGTTCGTTTGGTCGACACAAGTCTTCCGTTTCCAGGGTTCTTTTCTGTAACGGGTGATTCCATTCCTGAGATGATGCCTGGAGCACCTGCATATGAAGTGGCGTCTCACAGTTGTGTGTTACTTGAAGCCAGGAGGAGGATAGACGGTTAA
- the LOC111886400 gene encoding CSC1-like protein At4g02900 codes for MASLSDIAVSAAINCLSAVLFLVAFAILRLQPINDRVYFPKWYLKGIRDSPTSSGTYVKKFVNLDVKMYLKFLNWMPAALRMPEPELIEHAGLDSAVYVRIYLLGLKIFCPITLLAFGVLVPVNYTGENFEEMRVNRRDLTYNDIDKLSISNVAPGSRRLYAHIVMAYVFTLWTCYALYNEYRIVTKMRLHFLAAERRRPDQFTVLVRNVPPDDDESISEHVEHFFCVNHPDHYLSHQVVYNANALADMVIMKKTLQNWLTYYTNKFERNPNKRPTTKTGFLGLWGKHVDAIDFYTQQIEALSKEEEAERERVLNDANAIVPAAFVSFKSRWGAAVCAQTQQSNNPTIWLTDWAPEPRDVYWDNLRIPYVELKLRRLLMSVALFGLTFCFMVPIAFVQTLANIESIQKYLPFMKPLIEIESVKAIIQGYLPGIILKIFLILLPTIIMTMSKIEGFTALSALETRSAGKYYLFLLVNVFLGSIITGTALQQLQGFLNQSPTMIPQTVGVSIPMKATFFITYVMVDGWSGIAAEILRLVPLVVFHLKNTFLVKTEKDREQAMDPGSLTWAISEPRIQLYFLLGLVYSTVTPILLPFIVVFFAFSFLVFRHQIINVYDQKYESGATFWPDVHRRIIIGLILSQFLFLGLLNTKKAYNATYFLIPLPILTFWFFRVCKGRFESQFKKFPLEDAMKKDTLEKATEPNLNIKTYLQDAYVHPVFKGAIEFERPRVIDEEENNPLVLTKRSFHRHHHGKQKQEEEEDTSEDRMETLSSKGGSTSKAGPTVITAQDKL; via the exons ATGGCTAGTCTTTCAGATATTGCTGTATCTGCTGCTATTAACTGTTTGTCTGCAGTACTATTTCTGGTGGCATTTGCAATTTTACGGCTTCAACCCATCAATGATAGAGTTTACTTCCCAAAATGGTATCTCAAGGGCATAAGAGATAGTCCAACTAGTTCAGGAACTTATGTAAAGAAGTTTGTTAATCTAGATGTCAAAATGTACCTAAAATTCTTGAATTGGATGCCTGCTGCCTTAAGAATGCCAGAACCTGAGCTTATCGAGCATGCTGGACTTGATTCTGCTGTGTATGTTCGAATATATCTTCTTGG CTTGAAAATATTTTGCCCCATCACTcttcttgcatttggtgttttggTACCTGTTAATTATACGGGGGAGAATTTCGAGGAAATGAGAGTAAATAGGCGAGATCTAACTTACAATGATATTGACAAGCTCTCGATATCCAATGTTGCTCCTGGATCGagaag GTTATATGCCCATATAGTAATGGCTTACGTCTTCACATTATGGACATGCTACGCCCTTTACAATGAATACAGGATTGTAACAAAAATGAGGCTTCATTTTCTTGCTGCTGAAAGACGTCGCCCTGATCAATTTACA GTTCTTGTGAGAAATGTTCCTCCAGACGATGATGAGTCTATTAGTGAGCATGTTGAACATTTCTTCTGTGTTAATCACCCTGATCATTATCTTTCACATCAG GTGGTGTACAATGCAAATGCTCTTGCAGATATGGTGATAATGAAGAAGACTTTGCAAAATTGGCTTACttactacaccaacaagtttgagagaaaccctaataaaAGGCCAACTACCAAG ACAGGTTTTTTGGGTCTTTGGGGAAAACATGTGGATGCGATTGATTTTTATACACAACAAATCGAGGCTCTAAGCAAAGAA GAGGAAGCAGAAAGAGAAAGGGTGTTGAATGATGCAAATGCAATTGTACCTGCAGCATTCGTTTCATTTAAATCGCGATGGGGTGCAGCTGTTTGTGCTCAAACACAACAATCAAACAATCCCACAATTTGGCTCACAGATTGGGCCCCTGAACCACGTGATGTTTACTGGGACAATCTTCGCATACCATATGTGGAACTTAAACTTAGAAGATTGCTAATGTCTGTTGCTCTATTTGGTCTTACCTTCTGCTTTATGGTCCCTATAGCCTTTGTTCAAACTCTGGCTAATATCGAGTCAATTCAGAAGTATCTTCCCTTTATGAAGCCTCTTATTGAAAT TGAATCAGTGAAGGCTATCATTCAAGGTTACCTTCCTGGAATTATACTAAAAATATTTCTGATTCTTCTTCCAACAATCATAATGACGATGTCAAAAATAGAGGGGTTTACTGCATTATCGGCTTTGGAGACTCGTTCAGCtggaaaatattatttatttttgcttGTGAATGTGTTTCTTGGAAGCATCATTACAGGAACTGCtcttcagcaacttcaaggattcttGAATCAGTCCCCAACCAT GATTCCACAAACTGTTGGTGTATCGATCCCAATGAAAGCCACTTTCTTCATAACATATGTGATGGTAGATGGTTGGTCAGGCATAGCAGCAGAGATTTTGAGATTGGTTCCTTTGGTGGTTTTTCACTTGAAAAACACGTTTTTGGTGAAAACAGAAAAAGACAGAGAACAAGCCATGGATCCTGGTTCCTTGACTTGGGCAATATCAGAGCCTCGCATACAATTATACTTTTTGCTTGGATTAGTCTACTCCACTGTCACCCCTATTCTACTCCCGTTCATTGTTGTCTTTTTTGCCTTCTCCTTTTTGGTTTTTCGCCATCAG ATTATCAATGTGTACGATCAGAAGTATGAGAGTGGCGCGACATTTTGGCCAGATGTTCATCGCCGGATAATCATTGGATTGATACTTTCACAGTTTCTGTTCTTGGGATTGCTCAACACCAAAAAGGCATACAACGCAACATATTTCCTGATTCCACTTCCTATCTTGACCTTCTGGTTTTTTAGAGTTTGCAAGGGGCGCTTTGAATCTCAATTCAAGAAATTCCCGTTAGAg GATGCGATGAAAAAAGACACACTAGAGAAGGCAACAGAACCAAACCTCAACATAAAAACGTATCTGCAAGATGCATACGTGCACCCGGTTTTCAAGGGTGCAATAGAGTTTGAGAGACCGAGGGTGATTGATGAGGAAGAAAACAATCCACTGGTGTTGACAAAGAGGAGTTTTCATAGACATCATCATGGTAAACaaaaacaagaagaagaagaagacactTCTGAGGACAGAATGG AGACGTTGTCGTCCAAGGGAGGTTCTACTTCTAAAGCAGGTCCGACAGTGATAACGGCGCAGGACAAGCTGTGA